The following are encoded together in the Kineosporiaceae bacterium genome:
- a CDS encoding amidophosphoribosyltransferase — protein MCGVFGVWAPGEEVAKLTYYGLYALQHRGQEAAGIAVSNGHQILVYKDVGLVAQVFDESALRSLAGQIAVGHCRYSTTGGSTWQNAQPTLGATDSGTVALAHNGNLVNTFELRDWLTQRTGEGADSGELARGNTTDTALITALLAGAGQNSLEATALEVLPHLRGAFSLVFMDEHTLYAARDPYGIHPLVLGRLDKGWVVASETAGLDIVGASVVREVEPGEMVAIDENGVRSTRFSPATATGCCFEYVYLARPDTSIVGQSVHASRVAMGRRLAVEHPVEADLVIPVPESGTPAAVGYAQASGIPYGQGLVKNAYVGRTFIQPSQTIRQLGIRLKLNPLREVIAGKRLVVVDDSIVRGNTQRALVRMLREAGAAEVHVRISSAPVTWPCFYGIDFATRAELVASGLTVEEVRVSIGADSLGYISLDGMVNATGQPRAQLCTACFTGEYPVPLSDEVLLGKRALEQPELPLSIVP, from the coding sequence GTGTGCGGTGTCTTCGGGGTTTGGGCCCCGGGCGAAGAAGTCGCAAAACTCACCTATTACGGGCTCTACGCTCTCCAGCACCGCGGCCAAGAGGCCGCCGGTATCGCTGTCAGCAACGGCCACCAGATCTTGGTCTACAAGGACGTCGGACTGGTCGCCCAGGTCTTCGACGAATCGGCCCTGCGCTCACTGGCCGGGCAGATCGCCGTCGGGCACTGCCGGTACTCCACCACCGGTGGGTCGACCTGGCAGAACGCCCAGCCCACGCTCGGTGCCACCGACAGCGGCACCGTGGCCCTGGCCCACAACGGCAACCTGGTCAACACCTTCGAGCTGCGCGACTGGCTGACCCAGCGCACGGGTGAGGGTGCCGACTCCGGCGAACTCGCCCGGGGCAACACCACCGACACCGCGCTGATCACCGCCCTGCTGGCCGGCGCCGGGCAGAACTCGCTGGAGGCCACGGCGCTCGAGGTGCTGCCCCACCTGCGCGGCGCGTTCAGCCTGGTCTTCATGGACGAGCACACCTTGTACGCCGCCCGCGACCCGTACGGCATCCACCCGCTCGTGCTCGGCCGGCTCGACAAGGGCTGGGTGGTGGCGAGCGAGACCGCCGGACTCGACATCGTCGGGGCCTCGGTGGTGCGTGAAGTGGAGCCCGGCGAGATGGTCGCCATCGACGAGAACGGGGTGCGCTCGACCCGGTTCTCCCCGGCCACCGCCACCGGCTGCTGCTTCGAGTACGTCTACCTGGCCCGTCCGGACACCTCGATCGTGGGTCAGTCGGTGCACGCCTCGCGCGTGGCGATGGGGCGGCGGCTGGCCGTGGAGCACCCCGTCGAGGCCGACCTGGTGATCCCGGTGCCCGAGTCGGGCACCCCGGCGGCGGTCGGGTACGCCCAGGCCTCGGGCATCCCTTACGGCCAGGGCCTGGTCAAGAACGCCTATGTCGGGCGCACGTTCATCCAGCCCAGCCAGACCATCCGTCAGCTCGGGATCCGCCTGAAGCTCAACCCGCTGCGTGAGGTGATCGCGGGCAAGCGCCTCGTGGTGGTCGACGACTCGATCGTGCGGGGCAACACCCAGCGGGCGCTGGTGCGGATGCTGCGGGAGGCGGGGGCGGCCGAGGTGCACGTCCGCATCTCGAGTGCCCCGGTGACCTGGCCCTGCTTCTACGGGATCGACTTCGCCACCCGCGCCGAGCTGGTCGCCAGCGGCCTGACGGTCGAGGAGGTGCGGGTCAGCATCGGTGCCGATTCGCTCGGGTACATCTCGCTGGACGGCATGGTGAACGCCACGGGGCAACCTCGGGCTCAGCTCTGCACGGCCTGCTTCACCGGTGAGTACCCGGTGCCGCTGTCCGACGAGGTACTGCTCGGCAAGCGCGCCCTGGAACAGCCCGAGTTGCCCCTGAGCATCGTCCCGTGA
- the bldC gene encoding developmental transcriptional regulator BldC, protein MTTRSPDAEPLLTPAEVAALFRVDPKTVTRWAKAGKLSSIRTLGGHRRYRESEVRALLAGIPQQRVDES, encoded by the coding sequence ATGACCACCCGTTCGCCCGACGCCGAGCCGCTGCTCACGCCGGCCGAGGTTGCCGCCCTCTTCCGTGTCGACCCCAAGACGGTCACCCGGTGGGCCAAGGCCGGCAAGCTCTCCTCGATCCGTACCCTCGGCGGACACCGCCGCTATCGCGAGTCCGAGGTTCGAGCACTGCTCGCGGGGATCCCCCAGCAGCGCGTCGACGAGTCCTGA
- a CDS encoding DUF3073 domain-containing protein: MGRGRQKAKQTKVARQLKYFSPNTDYTALQRELSGSNDHAPVAGDEDDLLEDEYSDEDDDDADDDGYGGWTAGSSR, encoded by the coding sequence ATGGGGCGCGGCCGTCAGAAGGCCAAGCAGACGAAGGTGGCTCGGCAGCTGAAGTACTTCAGCCCGAACACCGACTACACGGCCCTCCAGCGAGAGCTCTCGGGCTCGAACGACCACGCACCGGTTGCCGGCGACGAAGACGACCTCCTCGAGGACGAGTACTCCGACGAGGATGACGACGACGCCGACGACGACGGGTACGGGGGATGGACGGCCGGCAGCAGCCGCTGA
- a CDS encoding 3'-5' exonuclease, with protein sequence MLSRFARRPAVATVPGWDSLERPWREAEFCVVDLEATGLDLRQDEIVSYGAVIVRAGRIVANSCRYGLVKPTRPVSEGALIVHALSAAELVDAPPLSACAEVLAELMQGRALVAHAAWVERAFLKRAFATRGLRLDGPIVDTAALARELYLAPRAPGSTEPSLERLAVDLGLPVHPPHHALGDALTTAQLLLAFATKLEAQGPQTVRSLTEISRRRVLH encoded by the coding sequence ATGCTGAGCCGATTCGCGCGTCGTCCGGCCGTCGCGACGGTTCCCGGCTGGGACAGCCTCGAACGGCCCTGGCGTGAGGCGGAGTTCTGCGTCGTCGACCTGGAGGCCACGGGCCTGGACCTGCGTCAGGACGAGATCGTCTCCTACGGCGCGGTGATCGTCCGTGCCGGGCGGATCGTGGCGAACAGCTGCCGCTACGGATTGGTCAAGCCCACCCGGCCGGTCAGCGAGGGCGCCCTGATCGTGCATGCCCTGAGCGCCGCCGAGCTGGTCGATGCCCCGCCGCTGTCCGCCTGCGCCGAGGTGCTCGCCGAGCTGATGCAGGGCCGGGCTCTGGTGGCTCACGCCGCCTGGGTCGAACGGGCCTTTCTGAAACGGGCGTTCGCGACCCGGGGGCTGCGCCTGGACGGTCCGATCGTGGACACGGCGGCCCTGGCCCGCGAGCTCTACCTGGCACCGAGGGCACCCGGCAGCACCGAGCCGAGCCTGGAGCGGCTGGCCGTGGATCTCGGTCTGCCGGTGCACCCGCCTCACCATGCCCTCGGTGATGCCTTGACCACCGCCCAGTTGTTGTTGGCGTTCGCGACCAAGCTCGAGGCCCAGGGACCGCAAACCGTCCGGTCGCTGACCGAGATCAGTCGGCGGCGGGTGCTGCACTGA
- a CDS encoding phosphoribosylformylglycinamidine cyclo-ligase, producing the protein MTQPITQPITYASAGVDVEAGDRAVELMRDSVARTHIAAKAAGVTVLGGIGAFAGLVDVSMLRDYAHPVLATSTDGVGTKVAVAQALDRHDTVGFDLVAMVVDDIVVCGARPLFMTDYIACGQVVPERIAAIVSGIAAACEQAGCALVGGETAEHPGLLGPSEYDLAGAAVGVVEADALLGPHRVRAGDVVLALGSSGLHSNGYSLVRRVIAEAGWTYHRHVADLGHTVGEELLTPTRVYAADMVDLAQVLGADLRALSHVTGGGLAANLARVLPAGVLARLDRSSWTPPPVFDLVRRLGRVPLGDLERTLNMGVGMVAVVAPEAVDAALERLRGRGLAAWVIGEVGTPEDAPSHEVVQGTKGVDGGAVEMTGSYASQG; encoded by the coding sequence ATGACCCAGCCGATCACCCAGCCGATCACCTACGCCTCCGCGGGCGTGGACGTCGAGGCAGGCGACCGGGCGGTCGAACTGATGCGCGACTCGGTGGCGCGTACCCATATCGCGGCCAAGGCCGCCGGGGTGACCGTGCTGGGGGGCATCGGTGCCTTCGCGGGGCTGGTCGATGTCTCGATGCTGCGCGACTACGCCCATCCGGTGTTGGCCACCAGCACGGACGGCGTGGGTACGAAGGTGGCGGTGGCCCAGGCCCTCGACCGGCACGACACCGTGGGGTTCGACCTGGTCGCCATGGTGGTCGACGACATCGTGGTCTGCGGGGCCCGCCCGTTGTTCATGACCGACTACATCGCCTGTGGCCAGGTGGTGCCGGAGCGGATCGCCGCCATCGTCTCGGGGATCGCGGCGGCGTGTGAGCAGGCCGGGTGTGCCCTGGTCGGTGGTGAGACGGCCGAGCACCCGGGCCTGCTCGGCCCCTCGGAGTACGACCTGGCCGGTGCTGCCGTCGGGGTGGTCGAGGCCGATGCCCTGCTCGGCCCGCACCGGGTGCGTGCCGGGGACGTCGTCCTGGCGTTGGGCTCGTCCGGACTGCACTCCAACGGGTACTCGCTGGTACGCCGGGTGATCGCCGAGGCCGGGTGGACCTATCACCGCCACGTCGCCGACCTGGGGCACACCGTGGGCGAGGAGCTCCTGACCCCGACCCGGGTCTACGCGGCCGACATGGTCGACCTGGCTCAGGTGCTCGGCGCCGACCTGCGTGCCCTCTCACACGTCACCGGCGGCGGTCTGGCGGCCAACCTGGCGCGGGTCCTGCCGGCGGGTGTGCTGGCTCGACTCGACCGCTCCAGCTGGACGCCACCGCCCGTCTTCGACCTGGTCCGCCGACTGGGGCGGGTGCCGCTGGGCGATCTGGAGCGCACCCTGAACATGGGCGTGGGCATGGTGGCCGTCGTGGCGCCGGAGGCCGTGGACGCCGCGCTGGAGCGCCTGCGCGGGCGAGGCCTGGCGGCCTGGGTGATCGGCGAGGTGGGAACACCGGAGGATGCGCCGTCACACGAGGTCGTTCAAGGCACCAAGGGTGTCGACGGTGGTGCCGTGGAGATGACCGGGAGCTACGCCTCGCAGGGCTGA
- a CDS encoding SGNH/GDSL hydrolase family protein, with protein sequence MRSVLWRNMSIALGLTLAASVAVNVRTYSMVREYYRELNEVRLNPIGARNFDREPVVPSGRAIAVLFGDSRAAQWQPLPDVPDLTFVNRGIGSQTSEQALLRFDEHVAPLRPEVVIIEIGVNDLKAVGMLPQRRSEIVSALKANITEMLRQARVLGAHVVLMTVIPPGNLPLERRLVWSDEIDVALVEVNQWIRSQATDGVVVFDADPILTGPDGTTKQRYQRDFLHLNGEGYEHLSAGLAPLL encoded by the coding sequence ATGCGGTCGGTGCTGTGGCGAAACATGTCGATCGCGCTCGGCCTGACGCTCGCCGCCTCGGTGGCCGTGAACGTGAGGACCTATTCGATGGTTCGCGAGTACTATCGCGAGCTCAACGAGGTACGGCTGAATCCCATCGGCGCTCGGAATTTCGATCGTGAGCCGGTCGTGCCGTCGGGGCGCGCGATCGCCGTGCTCTTCGGCGATTCCAGGGCGGCACAGTGGCAGCCGCTGCCCGACGTGCCAGACCTGACCTTCGTCAATCGCGGAATCGGTTCACAGACCTCCGAACAGGCACTGTTGCGCTTCGACGAACACGTTGCCCCACTGCGCCCCGAGGTGGTGATCATCGAGATCGGAGTGAACGACCTCAAGGCAGTGGGCATGCTCCCGCAGCGACGATCGGAGATCGTCTCCGCACTGAAGGCCAACATCACCGAAATGCTCCGACAAGCGCGAGTTCTCGGAGCGCACGTCGTGCTGATGACCGTGATCCCACCGGGGAATCTCCCCCTGGAACGCCGTCTCGTCTGGTCCGACGAGATCGATGTCGCGCTGGTCGAGGTGAACCAGTGGATTCGATCGCAGGCAACGGACGGGGTTGTCGTGTTCGACGCCGACCCGATACTCACCGGTCCGGACGGCACCACGAAGCAGCGGTATCAGCGGGATTTCCTTCACCTCAACGGTGAAGGCTATGAGCACCTGTCGGCGGGATTGGCTCCTCTGCTGTAG
- a CDS encoding cyclic nucleotide-binding domain-containing protein — translation MKEFVYFLGGQPPYDSLDLDDLERLADSVEAEYFPAGAEVVTEGQDPLQHLWVVRTGSVEVLDHGRVIDQLHAGDTFGQVSLFSGEPPRLTVRALDDCLVYRLNDPRSVVSRPERLRFAAYGSLVQRGRVSASPTGLRDRALVPVSTFGRPLVRCAASETVAEVAARIEKERQSCAVITFPDGFGIVTDADFRKKVGTGQVPPEAEIGVLATRPALSVPEDTPLATAFLEMVERGVHHLLLTDGADLPTAVVRVVDLASAEVRDPLVVRAAIDSAASLADLAQAVSLLPGTAVELFDAAVPPVRIGGLLSAVLDSVLRRLLILSPMNLDVRTSWIVLGSLARREVLPTSDVDTALVWADPPEGTGDIAAQVRQAASGVLDDLEKTGLRRCADGANADNARFSRSLTGWREATVGWLRDAGQDSALLLSTMLADSRPISSTDLGLQVTDTLMATGRTPQFLRMLLEYTLSSRPPTGFVRDFVVEHSGEHRGQLNLKRGGLRPVTSLGRWVAVVSGDVRGSTPERLRRAAEAKLLSVDESETLIGAHEQIYGLLLEMEVESLRAGTPVSTYIAPGTLDSLTRRHLRESFRAIAGVQNRLESNWQGQLPGMTT, via the coding sequence GTGAAGGAGTTCGTGTACTTCCTCGGCGGGCAACCCCCCTACGACAGCCTCGACCTCGACGATCTGGAGCGCCTCGCGGACTCCGTCGAGGCCGAGTACTTCCCCGCGGGCGCCGAGGTGGTCACCGAGGGCCAGGACCCGCTGCAGCATCTCTGGGTGGTGCGAACCGGGTCGGTCGAGGTGCTCGACCACGGTCGGGTGATCGACCAGTTGCACGCCGGGGACACCTTCGGGCAGGTGTCGTTGTTCAGCGGCGAGCCGCCGAGACTGACCGTGCGGGCACTCGACGACTGCCTGGTCTACCGCCTGAACGACCCCCGGTCGGTGGTCTCGCGCCCCGAGCGGCTGCGCTTCGCCGCATATGGGTCGTTGGTGCAGCGCGGCCGGGTGTCCGCCAGCCCCACCGGGCTGCGTGACCGAGCGTTGGTGCCGGTCAGCACCTTCGGTCGCCCCCTGGTGCGCTGCGCGGCGTCCGAGACGGTGGCCGAGGTCGCGGCCCGGATCGAGAAGGAACGGCAGTCGTGTGCCGTGATCACCTTCCCGGACGGGTTCGGCATCGTCACCGATGCCGACTTCCGCAAGAAGGTCGGCACCGGACAGGTGCCACCAGAGGCCGAGATCGGCGTCCTGGCCACCCGACCCGCGCTGAGCGTCCCCGAGGACACCCCGCTGGCCACCGCCTTCCTCGAGATGGTCGAGCGTGGCGTCCATCACCTGCTGCTCACCGATGGCGCGGATCTGCCCACGGCCGTCGTCCGGGTCGTCGACCTCGCCTCGGCCGAGGTGCGTGATCCCCTGGTGGTTCGCGCGGCGATCGACTCCGCGGCCTCCTTGGCCGACTTGGCCCAGGCGGTCTCGCTGCTTCCCGGAACCGCGGTGGAGCTGTTCGACGCTGCCGTGCCACCGGTTCGCATCGGTGGGCTGCTGTCGGCGGTGCTCGACTCGGTGCTGCGCCGGCTGCTGATCCTGAGCCCGATGAACCTGGACGTGCGGACCTCCTGGATCGTGCTCGGCTCTCTGGCCCGCCGCGAGGTGTTGCCGACCTCGGACGTCGACACCGCCCTGGTGTGGGCCGACCCACCCGAGGGCACGGGAGACATCGCTGCTCAGGTGCGCCAGGCGGCGTCCGGGGTGTTGGACGATCTGGAGAAGACCGGCCTACGGCGCTGTGCGGACGGCGCCAACGCCGACAACGCGCGCTTCTCGCGGTCGCTGACAGGTTGGCGCGAAGCGACCGTGGGGTGGTTGCGCGATGCCGGGCAGGACAGCGCCCTGCTGCTGTCGACCATGCTGGCCGACAGCCGCCCGATCAGTTCGACCGACCTCGGCCTGCAGGTCACCGACACGCTCATGGCGACCGGGCGCACCCCGCAGTTCCTGCGCATGCTGCTGGAGTACACCCTGTCCTCGCGCCCTCCGACGGGCTTCGTGCGCGACTTCGTCGTGGAGCACTCCGGTGAGCACCGGGGACAGCTCAATCTCAAGCGTGGTGGGCTGCGCCCGGTCACCTCGCTGGGCCGCTGGGTCGCCGTGGTCTCGGGCGACGTCCGCGGGTCGACGCCGGAGCGGTTGCGCCGCGCAGCCGAGGCCAAGCTGCTGAGCGTGGACGAGAGCGAGACCCTGATCGGGGCGCACGAGCAGATCTACGGGCTGCTGCTCGAGATGGAGGTCGAGTCGTTGCGCGCCGGCACACCGGTGTCGACCTACATCGCGCCCGGAACGCTGGACTCGCTGACCCGACGCCACCTGCGGGAGTCGTTCCGCGCCATCGCGGGGGTCCAGAACCGACTGGAGTCGAACTGGCAGGGCCAGCTGCCCGGAATGACGACATGA